From Miscanthus floridulus cultivar M001 chromosome 15, ASM1932011v1, whole genome shotgun sequence, the proteins below share one genomic window:
- the LOC136506497 gene encoding uncharacterized protein isoform X2, producing the protein MRTRSQSRKLADLPAGSGPSAGSGARLADPAAVSGGSGAILTDPPAASGPCVGPEATTTRVCWSLSLANPRLPLYGSDEAIANANQLRRCCSGESGRPRTRLRKWRDWANLPTELLEEIATRLLTDDVSEYLRLRSACKPWRKCTDDPSLSGGGLDPRFRPHHWIAVSYCASPSRRRLINICTGARAEVDRPELSTHHCFGIVDGLLVLCDKATSAVHLLNPLTGALVHFPAITDVRATKQTPAAAFKAFFNRPLTEEEMRVVVIDTPKISVPDPSAINGAAIDDSTSPPTLVLALRHRLNRIICAKPGDQYWVSVHFGEQREPLYNAQGKVKFYTLLSFRGHCYVTTSNGHVMRVDLRGPRMVYLSREMAVSSQTGSYSYLVRSQEDHRRMLMVRFLACIDLAHDRYPPEELFTTRDGVSSRMEVFEVDVIGRRLIPLNGIGKYAAFVEMV; encoded by the exons ATGAGGACACGGTCGCAAAGCCGGAAACTTGCGGATCTCCCGGCGGGCTCCGGCCCCAGCGCCGGATCTGGGGCCAGACTTGCTGATCCCGCCGCAGTCAGCGGCGGATCTGGGGCGATTCTTACTGATCCCCCCGCGGCCTCCGGCCCTTGCGTCGGACCGGAGGCGACAACGACGCGAGTTTGCTGGAGCCTGAGCCTTGCCAATCCACGGTTGCCTTTGTATGGATCTGATGAGGCAATCGCGAATGCGAATCAGTTGCGGCGTTGCTGCAGCGGCGAATCCGGCCGTCCGAGGACCCGTCTCCGAAAATG GAGGGATTGGGCCAATCTGCCTACTGAGCTGCTCGAGGAGATTGCAACCCGGCTTCTCACCGACGACGTCTCCGAGTACCTTCGTCTCCGATCCGCGTGCAAGCCCTGGCGCAAGTGCACCGACGACCCCAGTTTGTCCGGCGGCGGGCTTGACCCCCGCTTCCGCCCCCACCACTGGATCGCGGTCTCCTACTGCGCATCCCCGTCGCGCCGCCGCCTCATCAACATCTGCACTGGTGCACGTGCCGAGGTCGACCGCCCGGAGCTCTCCACCCACCACTGCTTCGGCATCGTTGATGGACTCCTCGTCCTCTGCGACAAGGCCACTAGCGCCGTCCACCTCCTCAACCCTCTCACCGGCGCCCTCGTCCATTTCCCTGCCATCACCGACGTGCGGGCCACGAAGCAGACGCCCGCCGCGGCCTTCAAGGCCTTCTTCAATAGACCACTCACGGAAGAAGAGATGCGCGTCGTGGTCATTGACACTCCCAAGATAAGCGTCCCCGACCCCTCAGCAATCAATGGTGCTGCGATCGACGACTCGACGAGCCCCCCGACCCTCGTGCTCGCCCTCAGGCACAGGTTGAATCGCATCATCTGCGCAAAGCCCGGGGATCAGTACTGGGTGTCTGTCCATTTTGGCGAGCAGCGGGAACCCTTGTACAACGCCCAAGGCAAGGTTAAATTCTACACGCTGCTGTCCTTCCGAGGGCACTGTTATGTCACAACATCAAATGGCCATGTGATGAGGGTGGATCTGCGCGGGCCTCGGATGGTATACCTGTCAAGGGAGATGGCGGTCAGCTCTCAAACGGGCTCCTACTCCTACCTTGTCCGGTCCCAAGAAGACCACCGGAGGATGCTCATGGTACGCTTCTTGGCCTGCATTGACCTTGCACATGATCGCTACCCGCCGGAAGAATTATTCACCACACGGGATGGTGTTAGCTCCCGCATGGAGGTCTTCGAGGTGGACGTTATTGGGAGGCGGCTGATCCCACTGAACGGCATTGGCAAATATGCAGCATTCGTTG AAATGGTGTGA
- the LOC136506497 gene encoding uncharacterized protein isoform X3, with amino-acid sequence MRTRSQSRKLADLPAGSGPSAGSGARLADPAAVSGGSGAILTDPPAASGPCVGPEATTTRVCWSLSLANPRLPLYGSDEAIANANQLRRCCSGESGRPRTRLRKWRDWANLPTELLEEIATRLLTDDVSEYLRLRSACKPWRKCTDDPSLSGGGLDPRFRPHHWIAVSYCASPSRRRLINICTGARAEVDRPELSTHHCFGIVDGLLVLCDKATSAVHLLNPLTGALVHFPAITDVRATKQTPAAAFKAFFNRPLTEEEMRVVVIDTPKISVPDPSAINGAAIDDSTSPPTLVLALRHRLNRIICAKPGDQYWVSVHFGEQREPLYNAQGKVKFYTLLSFRGHCYVTTSNGHVMRVDLRGPRMVYLSREMAVSSQTGSYSYLVRSQEDHRRMLMVRFLACIDLAHDRYPPEELFTTRDGVSSRMEVFEVDVIGRRLIPLNGIGKYAAFVGG; translated from the exons ATGAGGACACGGTCGCAAAGCCGGAAACTTGCGGATCTCCCGGCGGGCTCCGGCCCCAGCGCCGGATCTGGGGCCAGACTTGCTGATCCCGCCGCAGTCAGCGGCGGATCTGGGGCGATTCTTACTGATCCCCCCGCGGCCTCCGGCCCTTGCGTCGGACCGGAGGCGACAACGACGCGAGTTTGCTGGAGCCTGAGCCTTGCCAATCCACGGTTGCCTTTGTATGGATCTGATGAGGCAATCGCGAATGCGAATCAGTTGCGGCGTTGCTGCAGCGGCGAATCCGGCCGTCCGAGGACCCGTCTCCGAAAATG GAGGGATTGGGCCAATCTGCCTACTGAGCTGCTCGAGGAGATTGCAACCCGGCTTCTCACCGACGACGTCTCCGAGTACCTTCGTCTCCGATCCGCGTGCAAGCCCTGGCGCAAGTGCACCGACGACCCCAGTTTGTCCGGCGGCGGGCTTGACCCCCGCTTCCGCCCCCACCACTGGATCGCGGTCTCCTACTGCGCATCCCCGTCGCGCCGCCGCCTCATCAACATCTGCACTGGTGCACGTGCCGAGGTCGACCGCCCGGAGCTCTCCACCCACCACTGCTTCGGCATCGTTGATGGACTCCTCGTCCTCTGCGACAAGGCCACTAGCGCCGTCCACCTCCTCAACCCTCTCACCGGCGCCCTCGTCCATTTCCCTGCCATCACCGACGTGCGGGCCACGAAGCAGACGCCCGCCGCGGCCTTCAAGGCCTTCTTCAATAGACCACTCACGGAAGAAGAGATGCGCGTCGTGGTCATTGACACTCCCAAGATAAGCGTCCCCGACCCCTCAGCAATCAATGGTGCTGCGATCGACGACTCGACGAGCCCCCCGACCCTCGTGCTCGCCCTCAGGCACAGGTTGAATCGCATCATCTGCGCAAAGCCCGGGGATCAGTACTGGGTGTCTGTCCATTTTGGCGAGCAGCGGGAACCCTTGTACAACGCCCAAGGCAAGGTTAAATTCTACACGCTGCTGTCCTTCCGAGGGCACTGTTATGTCACAACATCAAATGGCCATGTGATGAGGGTGGATCTGCGCGGGCCTCGGATGGTATACCTGTCAAGGGAGATGGCGGTCAGCTCTCAAACGGGCTCCTACTCCTACCTTGTCCGGTCCCAAGAAGACCACCGGAGGATGCTCATGGTACGCTTCTTGGCCTGCATTGACCTTGCACATGATCGCTACCCGCCGGAAGAATTATTCACCACACGGGATGGTGTTAGCTCCCGCATGGAGGTCTTCGAGGTGGACGTTATTGGGAGGCGGCTGATCCCACTGAACGGCATTGGCAAATATGCAGCATTCGTTG GAGGATAA
- the LOC136506497 gene encoding uncharacterized protein isoform X1 yields the protein MRTRSQSRKLADLPAGSGPSAGSGARLADPAAVSGGSGAILTDPPAASGPCVGPEATTTRVCWSLSLANPRLPLYGSDEAIANANQLRRCCSGESGRPRTRLRKWRDWANLPTELLEEIATRLLTDDVSEYLRLRSACKPWRKCTDDPSLSGGGLDPRFRPHHWIAVSYCASPSRRRLINICTGARAEVDRPELSTHHCFGIVDGLLVLCDKATSAVHLLNPLTGALVHFPAITDVRATKQTPAAAFKAFFNRPLTEEEMRVVVIDTPKISVPDPSAINGAAIDDSTSPPTLVLALRHRLNRIICAKPGDQYWVSVHFGEQREPLYNAQGKVKFYTLLSFRGHCYVTTSNGHVMRVDLRGPRMVYLSREMAVSSQTGSYSYLVRSQEDHRRMLMVRFLACIDLAHDRYPPEELFTTRDGVSSRMEVFEVDVIGRRLIPLNGIGKYAAFVGKTYSVMLPTDKFPKLAPNSVYLNYCHQKWCDLGIYCFKDRRISPPREFTQGTYRRLFPCACHWELADYLMVDSNS from the exons ATGAGGACACGGTCGCAAAGCCGGAAACTTGCGGATCTCCCGGCGGGCTCCGGCCCCAGCGCCGGATCTGGGGCCAGACTTGCTGATCCCGCCGCAGTCAGCGGCGGATCTGGGGCGATTCTTACTGATCCCCCCGCGGCCTCCGGCCCTTGCGTCGGACCGGAGGCGACAACGACGCGAGTTTGCTGGAGCCTGAGCCTTGCCAATCCACGGTTGCCTTTGTATGGATCTGATGAGGCAATCGCGAATGCGAATCAGTTGCGGCGTTGCTGCAGCGGCGAATCCGGCCGTCCGAGGACCCGTCTCCGAAAATG GAGGGATTGGGCCAATCTGCCTACTGAGCTGCTCGAGGAGATTGCAACCCGGCTTCTCACCGACGACGTCTCCGAGTACCTTCGTCTCCGATCCGCGTGCAAGCCCTGGCGCAAGTGCACCGACGACCCCAGTTTGTCCGGCGGCGGGCTTGACCCCCGCTTCCGCCCCCACCACTGGATCGCGGTCTCCTACTGCGCATCCCCGTCGCGCCGCCGCCTCATCAACATCTGCACTGGTGCACGTGCCGAGGTCGACCGCCCGGAGCTCTCCACCCACCACTGCTTCGGCATCGTTGATGGACTCCTCGTCCTCTGCGACAAGGCCACTAGCGCCGTCCACCTCCTCAACCCTCTCACCGGCGCCCTCGTCCATTTCCCTGCCATCACCGACGTGCGGGCCACGAAGCAGACGCCCGCCGCGGCCTTCAAGGCCTTCTTCAATAGACCACTCACGGAAGAAGAGATGCGCGTCGTGGTCATTGACACTCCCAAGATAAGCGTCCCCGACCCCTCAGCAATCAATGGTGCTGCGATCGACGACTCGACGAGCCCCCCGACCCTCGTGCTCGCCCTCAGGCACAGGTTGAATCGCATCATCTGCGCAAAGCCCGGGGATCAGTACTGGGTGTCTGTCCATTTTGGCGAGCAGCGGGAACCCTTGTACAACGCCCAAGGCAAGGTTAAATTCTACACGCTGCTGTCCTTCCGAGGGCACTGTTATGTCACAACATCAAATGGCCATGTGATGAGGGTGGATCTGCGCGGGCCTCGGATGGTATACCTGTCAAGGGAGATGGCGGTCAGCTCTCAAACGGGCTCCTACTCCTACCTTGTCCGGTCCCAAGAAGACCACCGGAGGATGCTCATGGTACGCTTCTTGGCCTGCATTGACCTTGCACATGATCGCTACCCGCCGGAAGAATTATTCACCACACGGGATGGTGTTAGCTCCCGCATGGAGGTCTTCGAGGTGGACGTTATTGGGAGGCGGCTGATCCCACTGAACGGCATTGGCAAATATGCAGCATTCGTTGGTAAGACTTATTCTGTCATGCTTCCTACTGACAAGTTTCCAAAGCTTGCTCCCAATTCGGTGTACCTCAACTACTGCCACCAGAAATGGTGTGACTTGGGCATCTACTGCTTCAAGGACAGGAGGATAAGCCCACCAAGGGAGTTCACACAGGGTACTTATCGGAGGTTATTCCCTTGTGCCTGCCACTGGGAGCTTGCTGATTATCTAATGGTCGACTCGAACAGCTGA
- the LOC136508123 gene encoding probable diaminopimelate decarboxylase, chloroplastic, whose amino-acid sequence MATANLLSRSLLPTPNPTQSSHPNRRSPAVVSFPRRHGRLSSVRASVSTASPSPPPQPAAAAAAGVPKHCFRRGADGYLYCEGVRVEDAMAAAERSPFYLYSKPQILRNFAAYRDALQGLRSIVGYAVKANNNLPVLRVLRELGCGAVLVSGNELRLALQAGFDPTRCIFNGNGKTFEDLKLAAESGVFVNVDSEFDLENIVRAARATGKKVPVLLRINPDVDPQVHPYVATGNKTSKFGIRNEKLQWFLDSIKSYPDEIKLVGVHCHLGSTITKVDIFRDAAVLMVNYVDEIRAQGFKLEYLNIGGGLGIDYHHTDAVLPTPMDLINTVRELVLSTDLTLIIEPGRSLIANTCCFVNRVTGVKSNGTKNFIVVDGSMAELIRPSLYGAYQHIELVSPPTPGAEVATFDVVGPVCESADFLGKDRELPTPDEGAGLVVHDAGAYCMSMASTYNLKLRPPEYWVEEDGSIVKIRHEEKLDDYMKFFDGLPA is encoded by the exons ATGGCGACGGCTAACCTGCTCTCGCGCTCCCTTCTCCCGACCCCAAACCCTACCCAATCGAGCCACCCGAACCGCCGGAGCCCCGCCGTCGTCTCATTCcctcgccgccatggccgcctgtCCTCCGTGCGCGCCTCCGTCTCCACGGCCTCCCCGTCCCCACCGCCAcagcccgcggcggcggcggctgccggcGTGCCGAAGCACTGCTTCCGGCGCGGCGCCGACGGCTACCTGTACTGCGAGGGAGTGCGGGTGGAGGACGCGATGGCGGCTGCCGAGCGCAGCCCCTTCTACCTCTACAGCAAGCCTCAGATCCTCCGCAACTTCGCCGCCTACCGCGACGCTCTCCAGGGGCTCCGCTCCATCGTCGGGTATGCCGTGAAGGCCAACAACAACCTCCCCGTGCTACGCGTCCTGCGTGAGCTTGGCTGCGGCGCCGTCCTCGTTAGCGGCAACGAGCTCCGACTCGCTCTCCAGGCGGGATTTGACCCCACCAG GTGTATATTTAACGGAAATGGGAAGACATTCGAAGATCTTAAATTAGCTGCTGAGAGCGGAGTATTTGTAAACGTGGATAGTGAATTTGATTTGGAAAATATTGTCAGAGCTGCAAGGGCTACCGGAAAGAAAGTGCCTGTTTTGCTTAGAATAAATCCAGATGTGGATCCGCAG GTACATCCGTATGTTGCCACGGGAAATAAAACGTCCAAATTTGGGATCCGCAATGAGAAATTGCAATGGTTTTTGGACTCTATCAAGTCATACCCAGATGAAATCAAACTCGTCGGTGTTCATTGCCATCTGGGATCTACTATTACAAAG GTTGATATATTCAGAGATGCTGCAGTTCTTATGGTGAATTATGTTGATGAAATTCGAGCACAAGGTTTTAAGTTGGAGTACCTGAATATTGGAGGTGGTTTGGGAATAGATTACCATCATACCGATGCAGTCTTACCTACACCTATGGATCTCATCAACACT GTGCGAGAATTAGTTCTCTCTACAGATCTTACTCTTATTATTGAACCTGGAAGATCTTTGATCGCTAATACTTGCTGCTTCGTTAATAGAGTAACTGGTGTTAAATCTAATGGTACAAAGAATTTCATTGTTGTTGATGGCAGCATGGCAGAACTCATCAGACCTAGTCTGTATGGAGCATACCAG CATATCGAACTGGTCTCTCCCCCCACTCCTGGTGCCGAAGTAGCGACCTTTGATGTTGTAGGACCAGTTTGTGAGTCCGCAGATTTCCTTGGAAAAGATAGGGAACTTCCAACCCCTGATGAG GGAGCTGGACTGGTTGTTCATGACGCAGGTGCCTACTGTATGAGCATGGCTTCTACCTACAACCTCAAGTTGAGGCCGCCGGAGTACTGG